Within the Candidatus Cloacimonadota bacterium genome, the region GGAAGGCAGGTTGCACAGTCTGAAGGCGGCACAACCAAGCCAAAATCCAAATTGGGAGGATTGATGAAGTATCTCGATCTGGCCATGAACGCGGCGGAGCGGCTCGGCGCTGAATATGCCGACATCCGCGTTCAGAAGACCACCGATGTGGTGATCTATCTGCAGAACCTGAGCCTTAAAAACACGTCCAACGAAGTTCTTTACGGCTACGGGATCCGCTTTTTCAGGGATGGGGCCTGGGGCTTCGCCCATTCCAACGTTTTCAGCGATGAGGCTGTTTTGAAGACGGTGAGCCGCGCCGCGGAAATCGCCGCCCTCTCAGCCTCGGTGAACAAGGACAAGAAGCTGCGCCTGGCCCCGGAACGCAGCTATATCGCCAAATACGAGACCCCGGTGAAGATCGATCCCCGCGACGTGCCGATGAAGGAAAAGGTGGAGCTGATGCTGGAGGTGAACCGCACCATGCTGGCCTTTGAAGGCGTGAAACGCGCGATGTTCTATCTGGTGATGCACAGGGATGATAAGTTCTTTGGCTCCACCCTGGGCACCCGCCTGGAGCTGAACACGCAGTGGATAACGCCAATGATAACCGCCACGGCGGTTTACGAAGGCGACAGCCAGAGCCGCAGCTTCAACGAAGGCGGCAAAGCCACCGGCTGGGAATGGATCGAAAGCCTGAACCTGACGGAAAAAGCGAAGCAGATCGCCGAAGAGGCCCTGATCAAGGTGAAAGCCGAACCTTTGGGCCCGGAAGCGCGGCGCACGCTGATCCTGGACCCCGTCCACCTGGGCCTTACCATGCACGAAAGCGTGGGACACGCCACAGAACTGGACCGCGTTTTGGGTTGGGAAGCTGACTATGCCGGAATCTCCTTTGCCACTCCGGAAAAGCTGAAAAACTACCGCTACGGCAGCGAGATCGTAAATTTCGTGGGCGACAACACCCTCAACGAAGGGCTGGCCACGCTTGGATTTGACGACGACGGCGTCCCCGGCCAGAAATGGCACATCATCAAAGACGGCATCCTGAACGAATATGGCAGCACCCGCGACACCGCGATGGAAATAGGTTTGGAGTATTCCCGCGGCTGCAACCGCGCCACTTATTATTCTGATCAGCCCATCAACCGCATCCCCAACCTCTATCTGCTGCCCGGCACCAGGGAACTCAGCCCGGCCGAGCTGATCGCCGATACCGAGGACGGAATTTACATCCAGGGCCAGGGCAGCTTTTCCATCGACCAGCACCGGGTCAATTTTCAGTTCGGCGGCGATTTCTTCTGGGAAATCAAGAACGGCAAGCTGTTCCGTCCTGTCAAGAAAGTGATTTACAAATCCTGCAACCCGGAATTCTGGAACAGTTGTGACGCCATCTGCGACGAACGCTACTGGCGGCCTTTCGGAGTTATCAACTGCGGCAAGGGCCAGCCCAGCCAGTCGGCGCGCATGACGCACGGCGCCGCGACCGCCAGATTCCGTAACATCCGCGTGGGAGGTTCACAATGAACAAGCAGTTCGAACAAATCGAAAAATACATCCGCAGCCACTGCCAGGCTGACGATTACAGCCTCAGCATCAGCGCCAGCGACAACCACCAGACCCGCTTCGCCCAGAACGGCATCACCCAGCACATCGCCGGCCCCAGGCTGGACATTACTCTGGAGGTCGCCTTCGGCCAGCGGACAGGTTCCTGCAGCGTGAACCAGGACGATGAGGCCACGCTTGCCTATCTGGTTAAAACCGCTGAAGACATCGCCAAGCTCAACCGCCCCGACCCGGAATACCTGCCCAGCACGGGCGCGCAAACGCTTCCGGATGTGAACAACAGCGATCCCTCCACGCGTGAACTGGAGCCGGCAGAGATGGTGGAAATCGTGCAGCAGGCCATCGACAAGGCCAAAGCCTACGGAGCCACGGTTTCCGGAATGACCGAGAAACACGTCTATGAATACTGCCTCTTCACCAAAAACGGCTTTGCGGGCAGCGATTCCTTAACCCAATTCGGCCATTCCATGACCCTCAAAAAGGAAAACGTGGAAACCAAGGTTTCCCACGAGGC harbors:
- a CDS encoding TldD/PmbA family protein translates to MKYLDLAMNAAERLGAEYADIRVQKTTDVVIYLQNLSLKNTSNEVLYGYGIRFFRDGAWGFAHSNVFSDEAVLKTVSRAAEIAALSASVNKDKKLRLAPERSYIAKYETPVKIDPRDVPMKEKVELMLEVNRTMLAFEGVKRAMFYLVMHRDDKFFGSTLGTRLELNTQWITPMITATAVYEGDSQSRSFNEGGKATGWEWIESLNLTEKAKQIAEEALIKVKAEPLGPEARRTLILDPVHLGLTMHESVGHATELDRVLGWEADYAGISFATPEKLKNYRYGSEIVNFVGDNTLNEGLATLGFDDDGVPGQKWHIIKDGILNEYGSTRDTAMEIGLEYSRGCNRATYYSDQPINRIPNLYLLPGTRELSPAELIADTEDGIYIQGQGSFSIDQHRVNFQFGGDFFWEIKNGKLFRPVKKVIYKSCNPEFWNSCDAICDERYWRPFGVINCGKGQPSQSARMTHGAATARFRNIRVGGSQ